Within the Peromyscus maniculatus bairdii isolate BWxNUB_F1_BW_parent chromosome 2, HU_Pman_BW_mat_3.1, whole genome shotgun sequence genome, the region CAATGTTGTTAGTACAAACCAACATCAAGTACCGAGTTTagaagtaaaggaagaaaagaaatgtaattcCTGATTAACATAGACTATCAGAAGGTAAAAATGAAGTAGCTCATAAAGAGGAAGCATTTATTGAGTAATTCAAGTTTAGTCAACTTCATTGAGCCACGTAGAAAAAGTTGGATGAGATTAAGGCAATTATGATCTTGGCAAGAGCAATTTCTGGTCCTCATTCATATTGATAGCTTTGTATGGAGTCAGTGGATGAAAATATTGACAATGTAAATTATTAGTATTCCAAGTAGCCTGATTTGTGTGTTTTGGTTTAATTTCACTCTTAAGAAATTCacaaagtggggctggagagacagctcagcagttaacaatgctggctgctcttctagaggacctgtgGTTCAGTTCCCATTACtaaccacacagcagctcacaactgtaactccagttccagaggatttgacaccctcttctggcttctgtgggcactgtagACATATAGTATACAAACCTACTCAGGTGAAACAATATATacgaaaaataaagataaaatctcaaaaaaaaaaaaaaaaggaaaaaactgacAGATCTTCCTCAATTATGTGAAAAAAGATATAAGATagaacccacaaaacaaaaatttagtgGCAAATAATCTTGtcacttttaaaatgttgaaagcaGAATAAATATGCCATaagtacataataaaaataaataaaaccttttctcAATCTTATTGTAAGTAAAGCAATTGGATTCAACCTATAAGTAGCTTTTCCAGTACATTTGATTGAAAATGCCCATGTACAGATAGATACTGCCATCTCCTGgcaacaaaaaagtaaactaAAAAGATGCCTCAAATCTGCATCCCTAACTAATATTTGTCCCCAATTGTATGCAAGAAAAGAGAAGTAAGACTAAGTGATTTTCTAAGTAATTTTAACCTTTTTTGGTTAACATTCTGACTTCTTATCAAATATGTGATCAGGCCTCCTCATACATAGAAGACATTTTGTACTTATATAGTGTTTTACTAATATGTCttttttactttcaaaataaCCTTGTGAGGCTGTAGAGAAGGCATCATTAGCTTTATTTTACTGACATAGAAACTCAAGTGAGAGATTATTTGAGTTGCTCAAGGTAACACAAATAGGTAGCTTAGGAATTTCAAGTTTGCTTATTCTTCCTGCAGgatttcctgcccctcccctcctccccacacacactttaagatattgggaagggaagaaagaaatgaaagagaaccACCAGAAACTAGAATGGTTATGTTACATTACCTGGTTCTGGTTTGGAGAACAGGAATGACTTTGCCTAGTCTTCTCTCACCTTTCACCTCCCCAGAATCCTTGTCAAAAGCAtgctgatttgttgttgttttccagagCAGAAAGAAGGAATACAGTAggaaagataattactagttatAAGTAATTTTTATAAACTTCAGCTGTATTATATAGCTGAGAATatgatttctttgttgttttgtttttcaagacagggtttccctgtgaaacagtcctggctgtcctggaactcactctgtagaccaggctggcctcgaactcacagagatctgcctgcctctgcctcccgagtgctgggattaaaagcatgcaccattaCTGCCCTAGCAAGCTTCATTCCTTTTTTGGGATTAGGGATTGAAGCTATTACAGGCTAGTCATACACTCTACTGCATAGTTAAGTACACAGGAACTCTttctgaatgaaaataatttcatttctactgtgtcttgaaaaaaaatgtacttactCTGTTTGATGAACTGGACACAACCGGAGTCCTCATTTCACAACCTGATTTATGTGATCCACTATTTTTCCAGGACGATCCCCTGTTAGGTACCTCTGAATGGTTGGAGATCTGAGAGAACACAGGAGTAGGTTTCTTACTTTCAGGTATATCTTTATCAGAGGCAGTTTGTTCGGTGTTATTGTTTGAAGGAGAAGAAAGCAGGGGCCCATCCCAAGCAGAGTTACTGGGACTGACCCCTTCCAGTTCAGTGCAACGTTTATTCTCACTAGGATGAAGATCATCTTCTCTCGGCTGTTCCCCAAGGGAGGCAGGTTTTTCTTTGGAGGAATCGATCTTGTCCTTATCAAGCACAGGATCACAAACTGTTGGATTAAATGGTGCAACAACAGTTACTTTTATAAGATTCTTTTCAAGTACAAAGTGTCTGTTTAATGATTTACTAGGAGTTGGTCCATGACCAACTGATGTACTTAGTTGAGGTAGTTTGAAGAAGCCAGGGGTCTCAGCTGCTGGTCCCAAGCTGTACAAAGAATTTTCTTGAGGAGTAACAGGTAGAATTTGACACTTTCTCTGTCCATACTCATCATGCCCACCATCATCATCCTTCAAGAGCATCTcaatctctt harbors:
- the S100pbp gene encoding S100P-binding protein isoform X2, with protein sequence MTCSLLPSEQSSGTSLLPKDNASFSWGSLDEDELDDSLLEFSDGEEDDGHFSFTEEEIEMLLKDDDGGHDEYGQRKCQILPVTPQENSLYSLGPAAETPGFFKLPQLICDPVLDKDKIDSSKEKPASLGEQPREDDLHPSENKRCTELEGVSPSNSAWDGPLLSSPSNNNTEQTASDKDIPESKKPTPVFSQISNHSEVPNRGSSWKNSGSHKSGCEMRTPVVSSSSNRHAFDKDSGEVKGERRLGKVIPVLQTRTRMFSQSDLEKQKDIYISKVIAHIEDPEDSNQGTLGELDALMDQVHMQNPDWQHPSDLTTRNYARFRQKPLQRYSLSQWVDRNKRSHHRFQRLPDFSYSPYVSPHQQ
- the S100pbp gene encoding S100P-binding protein isoform X3, with translation MTCSLLPSEQSSGTSLLPKDNASFSWGSLDEDELDDSLLEFSDGEEDDGHFSFTEEEIEMLLKDDDGGHDEYGQRKCQILPVTPQENSLYSLGPAAETPGFFKLPQLSTSVGHGPTPSKSLNRHFVLEKNLIKVTVVAPFNPTVCDPVLDKDKIDSSKEKPASLGEQPREDDLHPSENKRCTELEGISNHSEVPNRGSSWKNSGSHKSGCEMRTPVVSSSSNRHAFDKDSGEVKGERRLGKVIPVLQTRTRMFSQSDLEKQKDIYISKVIAHIEDPEDSNQGTLGELDALMDQVHMQNPDWQHPSDLTTRNYARFRQKPLQRYSLSQWVDRNKRSHHRFQRLPDFSYSPYVSPHQQ
- the S100pbp gene encoding S100P-binding protein isoform X1, with amino-acid sequence MTCSLLPSEQSSGTSLLPKDNASFSWGSLDEDELDDSLLEFSDGEEDDGHFSFTEEEIEMLLKDDDGGHDEYGQRKCQILPVTPQENSLYSLGPAAETPGFFKLPQLSTSVGHGPTPSKSLNRHFVLEKNLIKVTVVAPFNPTVCDPVLDKDKIDSSKEKPASLGEQPREDDLHPSENKRCTELEGVSPSNSAWDGPLLSSPSNNNTEQTASDKDIPESKKPTPVFSQISNHSEVPNRGSSWKNSGSHKSGCEMRTPVVSSSSNRHAFDKDSGEVKGERRLGKVIPVLQTRTRMFSQSDLEKQKDIYISKVIAHIEDPEDSNQGTLGELDALMDQVHMQNPDWQHPSDLTTRNYARFRQKPLQRYSLSQWVDRNKRSHHRFQRLPDFSYSPYVSPHQQ